Proteins encoded within one genomic window of Bacillus sp. 1NLA3E:
- a CDS encoding amino acid ABC transporter substrate-binding protein, with the protein MKRLATIILVIAAVFSLLSACSSSSSKDNGKDKTLVIGIDDKFAPMGFRDENNKIVGFDIDLAKAAAKKMGTKVKFQPIDWTTKESELSSGRIDLIWNGYTITDERKEKVLFTKPYLKNAQVVVTLNDSKLTKLKDLEGKVVGLQTLSSAADALDANPIKDKVKTVTEFSDNVLALNDLKSGRLDAVVIDEIVINYYMTKEKETFKVLDESLAPEEYGIGVKKGNEKLLKNLQKALDDMNADGTSADISKKWFGEDKVLK; encoded by the coding sequence ATGAAACGTTTAGCAACAATTATCCTAGTAATTGCCGCAGTATTCTCGCTCCTTTCAGCATGCTCTAGCTCCTCATCGAAGGATAATGGAAAAGATAAAACATTGGTGATTGGTATCGACGATAAATTTGCCCCTATGGGATTCCGTGATGAAAACAATAAGATTGTAGGCTTTGATATCGACTTAGCAAAAGCAGCAGCCAAAAAAATGGGGACAAAAGTTAAATTCCAACCTATTGACTGGACAACAAAGGAATCTGAACTAAGCAGTGGTCGCATTGATCTTATTTGGAATGGTTACACTATTACTGATGAGCGTAAAGAGAAGGTTCTTTTTACAAAACCATATCTAAAAAATGCCCAAGTTGTGGTAACACTTAACGATTCAAAGCTTACAAAACTAAAGGATTTAGAAGGAAAAGTTGTCGGTCTTCAAACTCTTTCATCGGCAGCAGATGCTTTGGATGCAAATCCAATCAAAGACAAGGTTAAAACCGTTACCGAGTTTTCCGACAATGTTTTAGCTTTGAATGATTTAAAGAGCGGACGTTTGGATGCGGTAGTTATTGATGAGATTGTTATCAATTATTATATGACGAAAGAGAAAGAAACTTTTAAGGTTCTTGATGAATCTCTTGCTCCAGAAGAATATGGAATAGGAGTTAAAAAAGGTAATGAGAAATTACTTAAAAACCTTCAAAAGGCACTAGATGATATGAACGCTGATGGTACTTCCGCAGATATATCGAAAAAATGGTTTGGTGAAGATAAAGTATTAAAGTAA
- a CDS encoding amino acid ABC transporter permease, which produces MSFEYISSILKPMLEGAQMTVLLFLIAIVASIPLGFLLTLAVKSSYRPISWLAQLYINVMRGTPLLLQLLFICFGLPMLPVIGEYMVLDRFVAACLGFILNYAAYFAEIFRGGLLGIDKGQYEASQVLGLNKWQTMTRIVLPQMFRIALPAVANETVTLIKDTALLYAVAVPELLHFAQTAVNRDFTIVPFFIAGIIYLVMTLVLTMIFKWIERRFKFE; this is translated from the coding sequence ATGTCTTTTGAATATATAAGCTCAATCCTTAAGCCCATGTTAGAAGGGGCACAGATGACAGTCCTCCTGTTTTTGATTGCTATTGTGGCTTCGATTCCGCTAGGCTTTTTATTAACACTGGCTGTAAAAAGTAGCTACAGGCCCATTTCTTGGCTGGCTCAGCTCTATATAAATGTGATGCGCGGCACTCCGCTTTTACTCCAACTGTTGTTTATTTGTTTTGGGTTGCCAATGCTACCTGTCATTGGTGAATATATGGTCCTGGATCGCTTTGTTGCCGCCTGTTTAGGTTTTATTTTAAATTATGCTGCCTATTTTGCTGAAATTTTTCGGGGTGGGCTATTGGGTATTGATAAAGGCCAGTATGAGGCTTCCCAGGTCCTTGGATTGAATAAATGGCAAACGATGACACGGATTGTATTACCTCAAATGTTCCGTATCGCCCTTCCAGCTGTAGCTAATGAAACAGTGACATTGATCAAGGATACTGCCCTGCTCTATGCGGTCGCTGTACCGGAATTATTACACTTTGCCCAGACTGCAGTAAACCGTGACTTTACGATTGTGCCGTTCTTCATCGCAGGTATCATTTATCTGGTCATGACGCTGGTATTAACGATGATCTTTAAATGGATCGAACGACGGTTCAAATTTGAATAA
- a CDS encoding amino acid ABC transporter ATP-binding protein, translating to MAIIEVSNLKKSYGKLDVLKQITFDVNKNDVVAVIGPSGSGKSTLLRSLVYLEEINAGSICVSGDYLVKDGIYSKPHEIKRITVKMGMVFQHFNLFPHLTVKENLELAPRLVKAESQAAIQQRSNELLEKIGLSDRGSAYPANLSGGQKQRVAIARALMMNPEILLFDEPTSALDPELTGEVLQVMKDLAEEHMTMIVVTHEMGFAKEVANRAIFMDNGEIVESGHPNQLFTNPKLDRTKAFLTRSLK from the coding sequence GTGGCTATCATTGAAGTATCTAACCTTAAAAAATCGTACGGCAAGCTAGATGTATTAAAGCAGATTACTTTTGATGTAAATAAAAATGATGTAGTTGCAGTGATCGGTCCTTCCGGTTCTGGGAAAAGTACACTGCTCCGCAGTCTGGTTTATCTTGAAGAAATAAATGCCGGTAGCATTTGTGTATCAGGTGATTATCTTGTGAAAGATGGAATCTACTCAAAACCGCACGAAATTAAGAGAATTACCGTCAAGATGGGAATGGTCTTCCAACATTTTAATCTTTTCCCACATCTAACCGTTAAAGAAAATTTGGAGCTAGCTCCAAGATTAGTAAAAGCGGAGTCACAAGCAGCAATCCAACAGCGAAGCAATGAGCTACTAGAGAAAATTGGACTATCTGATCGTGGATCGGCCTATCCAGCAAATTTATCGGGTGGTCAAAAACAAAGGGTCGCCATTGCTCGGGCGCTCATGATGAACCCAGAAATCCTGCTGTTTGATGAGCCTACTTCTGCGCTAGATCCGGAATTAACTGGTGAGGTATTGCAAGTAATGAAAGATCTCGCAGAAGAGCATATGACGATGATTGTGGTAACTCATGAGATGGGGTTCGCAAAAGAGGTTGCCAATCGGGCTATTTTTATGGACAATGGGGAAATTGTTGAATCGGGTCACCCTAATCAGTTGTTTACTAATCCCAAGCTCGATAGAACAAAGGCATTCCTGACCCGTAGTTTGAAATAA
- a CDS encoding LysR family transcriptional regulator, protein MNLEQMEYIKEVVETKSMSLAAQNLHVSQSAISQSISLLEKEIGIQLFKRSRFGTIPTDTGKNIIKKALEILKKVDEMKLEVQSITSSYKGELRIATISSLFLTMLPKILSKFKKDFPQIKVNITELESKDIIEKVAQQEVDLGLIALNKDSGVKLPDQLTFQSFQYQGGLIVIVPKDSPLAFNKELLLHEILDYPFVMYASSFWEKIAEYIKENYQPLNVIFATTNTEVIKRTVAEGLGISILSSLMLKDDPYVESRRIVSIPLADYNLYPSVSFGSIHSQNLTHSRLIKKFLEYVEL, encoded by the coding sequence ATGAACCTCGAACAAATGGAGTATATAAAAGAAGTCGTTGAAACGAAATCAATGTCCCTCGCTGCCCAAAATCTTCATGTATCTCAATCCGCAATCAGTCAGTCGATTTCTTTGCTGGAGAAAGAAATCGGAATTCAATTATTTAAACGTTCCCGCTTCGGAACTATACCAACTGACACAGGGAAAAATATTATTAAAAAGGCCCTGGAAATTTTAAAGAAAGTGGATGAAATGAAATTAGAGGTCCAGTCCATCACTTCTTCTTATAAGGGGGAATTAAGAATTGCGACAATTTCCAGCTTATTCTTGACCATGTTGCCTAAAATACTTTCCAAATTTAAAAAAGATTTCCCACAAATTAAAGTGAACATAACTGAACTTGAAAGCAAAGATATAATCGAAAAAGTAGCTCAACAAGAGGTTGATTTAGGATTAATTGCCTTAAATAAAGATTCAGGAGTGAAATTACCAGATCAATTAACCTTTCAATCATTTCAATATCAGGGAGGTTTAATAGTTATTGTTCCCAAGGATTCTCCATTAGCCTTTAATAAAGAACTATTGTTACATGAAATCCTTGATTATCCTTTTGTCATGTATGCAAGTAGTTTTTGGGAGAAAATAGCAGAATATATTAAAGAAAATTACCAACCACTAAATGTTATCTTTGCCACCACTAACACCGAGGTGATCAAACGAACAGTAGCAGAAGGATTAGGTATTAGTATATTATCTAGTTTGATGCTAAAAGATGATCCCTATGTTGAAAGCCGACGGATCGTTTCAATTCCTTTAGCTGATTATAATCTTTACCCTAGCGTTTCATTTGGTTCGATTCATTCGCAAAACCTCACTCATTCTAGATTAATAAAGAAATTTTTAGAATATGTTGAACTTTAG
- a CDS encoding MFS transporter: protein MNKAKLWTKDFLIVSGINFFVTLIFYLLMVTISTYAVEKFDANTSEAGLVTGIFVIGALLGRLFAGRIIDQIGRKKILFLGLILFAVTTLLYFVANTLFLLLINRLLHGIALGIASTATGTIVAQIIPSTRRGEGIGYYSLSAIIATAIGPFFGMYLKEHASYQIIFLFCLILGAFSLVTALFLKVPSIQVSNNVAREIKGFKMSNFIEKKAIPISVVTFFVGFAYSGVLSFITFYAKELKLVEAASFFFAIYAIMVLVSRPLTGRLFDVKGANLVIYPALSVFAAGMFLLSQVEQGWTLLVAGAIIGLGYGNYTSSAQAVSVKVTPPQRLGLATSTFFIFVDLGFGIGPYILGFFVPYTGFRGLYMIMVGVILFSMVLYYFLHGKKERQLNKTNTVLLREI from the coding sequence ATGAATAAAGCAAAACTATGGACCAAGGATTTTTTAATTGTTTCTGGGATTAATTTTTTTGTGACATTGATTTTTTATTTGTTAATGGTCACCATTTCAACATATGCAGTAGAAAAATTTGATGCAAATACCAGTGAAGCGGGGCTCGTGACCGGAATATTTGTAATAGGGGCGTTATTAGGGAGACTATTTGCTGGGAGGATTATTGACCAAATCGGACGGAAAAAAATCCTCTTTTTGGGATTAATCCTTTTTGCGGTGACTACCTTATTATACTTTGTAGCAAATACTTTATTTTTATTACTAATAAACCGCCTTTTGCATGGTATAGCTTTAGGAATTGCTAGTACAGCAACTGGTACAATCGTTGCTCAAATTATTCCGTCAACTCGGCGTGGAGAGGGGATTGGATATTATAGTTTAAGCGCGATTATTGCGACAGCTATCGGTCCCTTTTTTGGAATGTATCTAAAGGAACATGCAAGCTACCAAATCATCTTTTTATTTTGCTTGATTTTAGGTGCTTTTAGTTTGGTTACAGCCCTCTTTTTAAAAGTACCCTCTATTCAAGTTAGTAACAATGTTGCTAGGGAAATAAAGGGATTTAAGATGAGTAATTTCATTGAGAAAAAAGCAATTCCAATATCTGTGGTTACGTTTTTTGTAGGTTTTGCTTATTCGGGTGTGCTGTCATTTATCACCTTTTATGCTAAGGAATTGAAACTGGTAGAAGCAGCTAGCTTTTTCTTCGCTATTTATGCCATAATGGTCCTCGTTTCAAGGCCGTTAACGGGGCGCCTATTTGATGTTAAAGGAGCAAACTTAGTCATTTATCCAGCACTTAGCGTCTTTGCAGCGGGTATGTTTCTTCTTAGTCAAGTGGAACAAGGATGGACATTATTAGTGGCAGGGGCAATTATTGGTCTTGGCTATGGAAATTATACATCTTCAGCCCAGGCTGTTTCAGTAAAGGTAACTCCACCACAACGATTGGGGTTGGCTACATCAACTTTTTTCATTTTTGTTGACCTTGGATTTGGGATTGGACCATATATATTAGGCTTTTTTGTACCATATACAGGATTTCGAGGGCTTTATATGATTATGGTAGGCGTTATTTTATTCTCGATGGTTCTTTACTATTTTTTGCATGGAAAAAAGGAAAGACAGCTTAATAAAACCAATACTGTACTGTTGAGAGAAATCTAA
- a CDS encoding methyltransferase: MNEQYYDELLNIITGGDQEGFNKSFHYHRYEPTPYSALEELFKQYELKSSDRVVDFGCGKGRLNFYINYLFNATVVGVEMNETFYQEAVENKDYYLEKFSDCEDKIHFQCCLAQEYQINPKDNRFYFFNPFSIQIFMNIINNILFSVEKTNREIELILYYVSEDYFYYLENQTAFELKQEVILPDLYDQNPYEKFLIYRLAF; the protein is encoded by the coding sequence ATGAATGAACAGTATTATGATGAATTGTTGAACATAATAACAGGTGGAGACCAAGAGGGTTTCAATAAGTCTTTCCATTACCATCGTTATGAGCCGACGCCATATAGTGCGTTAGAAGAATTATTTAAGCAATATGAATTAAAAAGTAGTGATCGTGTTGTTGACTTTGGGTGCGGAAAAGGGAGATTAAACTTTTACATCAATTATTTATTTAATGCAACTGTTGTTGGGGTTGAAATGAATGAGACTTTCTATCAAGAGGCAGTTGAGAACAAGGATTATTATTTGGAGAAATTTAGTGATTGTGAAGATAAAATTCATTTCCAGTGTTGCTTGGCTCAAGAGTACCAAATTAATCCAAAGGATAATCGGTTTTATTTTTTTAATCCGTTTTCGATCCAAATTTTTATGAATATCATAAACAATATCTTATTTTCTGTAGAAAAGACCAACAGGGAGATAGAACTGATATTATATTATGTATCAGAAGATTATTTCTATTATTTAGAAAATCAGACCGCTTTTGAATTAAAACAAGAAGTCATTTTGCCAGATTTATATGATCAAAATCCTTATGAGAAATTTTTAATATATCGATTGGCCTTCTAA
- a CDS encoding IS1182 family transposase translates to MISNQETLNLSPFMAIYEIVVPKSNMLRQINELVDFSFILEELKTKYCLDNGRNAISPIRMFKYLLLKSIFDLSDVDVVERSIYDMSFKYFLDMAPEDSVIDPSSLTKFRKLRLQDEDLLDLLIGKTVEIALEKEIIKSKTIIVDSTHTKARYNQKSPKEFLQEKAKNVRKAVYRIDESMKEKFPAKTTSVEVTDELDYCRRIITVVEKEPQIAKVPAVKEKLNVLKEIVEDYTEQLSYSNDPDARVGHKTEDSSFFGFKTHYAMANERIITAAVMTTGEKSDGKYLRDLTKKSQATGMKIDKIIGDTAYSEKDNIRFAKENELALVSKLHPHITHGRRTKEEEFEFNKDAGMYVCKAGHMANRRKYEGRKGQDKNPRIKYFFDIEKCKVCPFHDGCYKEGAKSKSYSVTIKSTEHADQEAFQNTEEFKELAKSRYKIEAKNSELKHRHGYDIASSAGLLGMKIQGATAIFAVNLKRILKLLNEKE, encoded by the coding sequence ATGATTTCCAATCAAGAAACACTTAATCTTAGCCCATTCATGGCAATCTACGAAATAGTTGTGCCAAAAAGTAATATGCTTCGCCAAATCAATGAACTAGTGGACTTTTCATTTATTCTCGAAGAATTAAAAACGAAATATTGTCTTGATAACGGTCGAAATGCCATTTCACCGATTCGCATGTTCAAATATTTATTACTAAAATCGATATTTGATCTATCTGATGTGGATGTAGTAGAACGTTCAATATATGATATGTCGTTTAAATATTTCCTGGATATGGCACCAGAAGATTCCGTGATTGATCCTAGTTCCTTAACGAAATTTCGTAAACTCCGTCTTCAAGATGAGGATTTATTAGATTTGCTCATTGGCAAAACAGTTGAGATTGCTCTGGAAAAAGAAATCATAAAAAGTAAAACCATTATCGTGGATTCCACACATACGAAAGCGCGTTATAACCAAAAATCTCCGAAGGAATTTTTACAAGAGAAAGCGAAAAATGTTCGAAAAGCCGTGTATCGAATTGATGAATCCATGAAGGAAAAATTCCCTGCGAAAACAACTTCTGTTGAAGTAACCGATGAATTAGATTATTGTCGTCGAATCATTACTGTTGTCGAAAAAGAACCACAAATCGCTAAGGTACCTGCGGTCAAAGAAAAATTAAATGTTCTAAAAGAGATCGTAGAAGATTATACAGAACAACTTAGCTATTCAAATGATCCAGACGCACGGGTCGGACACAAAACAGAGGACTCTTCTTTTTTTGGGTTCAAAACGCATTACGCGATGGCTAATGAACGGATTATTACAGCGGCAGTTATGACAACAGGTGAAAAAAGTGATGGAAAATATCTGCGGGATTTAACAAAAAAAAGCCAAGCAACTGGAATGAAAATTGACAAAATCATTGGAGATACAGCCTACTCTGAGAAAGATAATATTCGATTCGCGAAAGAAAATGAATTAGCACTTGTTTCCAAATTACATCCGCATATTACACATGGCAGACGCACAAAAGAAGAAGAGTTTGAATTTAATAAAGATGCAGGAATGTATGTATGTAAAGCAGGGCATATGGCTAATAGAAGGAAATATGAAGGACGAAAGGGACAAGATAAAAACCCTAGAATCAAGTACTTTTTTGATATTGAAAAATGTAAAGTGTGCCCTTTTCATGATGGCTGTTATAAAGAAGGAGCGAAAAGTAAATCTTATTCTGTGACAATCAAATCAACAGAACATGCCGATCAGGAGGCATTTCAAAACACAGAAGAATTTAAAGAGTTAGCGAAATCTCGCTATAAAATTGAAGCGAAAAATAGTGAGTTGAAACATAGACACGGGTATGATATTGCATCATCTGCGGGTCTATTAGGCATGAAGATTCAGGGAGCTACAGCGATATTCGCTGTCAACCTTAAACGAATACTAAAACTCCTCAATGAAAAAGAATAA
- the ltrA gene encoding group II intron reverse transcriptase/maturase — MQALRYWDYYSMTETFTDLYDRATRKESFTRLYDIITSRENILLSYRIIKSNKGSKTAGTDGKTISDIKILSEDELVTTVQSKLRNYRPKKVRRKLIEKENGKMRPLGIPCILDRIIQQCFKQVLEPIAEAQFYKHSYGFRPLRSTHHAMARVQSLVNHASLHYVVDIDIKGFFDNINHTLLIKQLWNLGIQDKKVLACISKMLKAEIDGEGIPSKGAPQGGLLSPLLSNVVLNDLDQWVSTQWEFFPLNRPYETREGQLCAKKRTNLKEGYLVRYADDFKILCRDWKIAQRWFAAVRQYLKDRLKLDISPEKSQIVNLRKRNSEFLGFTIRANKKRNKRVAHTGIKDNKRQKIKAEAKKRIQILRVSPTSQNALLFNSFVLGMHNYFNRATHVNIEFSRIAYELQSFMYNRLKSVGIYEHPSNASPTYKKFYSRGTKTFKVANVYLFPLSNVKTRNAMNFSHGLTPFTIEGRARIHKKIQTDIQREIALLMKSNIQARSVEYLDNRISRYSMKMGKCEITGNFLYANEVHCHHYIPVHLDGSDQFKNLRILHKDVHQLIHMTDKKTITILISKLGISGPMVQKINTYREKCGIEPIS; from the coding sequence GTGCAAGCTCTACGATATTGGGATTACTACAGTATGACTGAAACTTTTACGGATTTATATGATAGAGCCACTCGTAAAGAATCTTTTACCCGATTATATGACATTATTACATCAAGAGAAAATATTCTACTGTCTTATCGAATCATAAAATCTAATAAAGGTTCAAAAACTGCGGGAACAGATGGTAAAACTATAAGCGATATAAAAATACTGTCTGAAGATGAACTAGTAACCACTGTACAAAGTAAATTACGAAACTATCGTCCAAAGAAAGTAAGACGAAAACTGATTGAAAAAGAAAATGGAAAGATGAGGCCGCTTGGAATTCCTTGTATTTTAGACCGAATTATCCAACAGTGCTTCAAGCAAGTTCTGGAACCTATTGCAGAAGCTCAATTCTATAAACATAGCTATGGTTTTAGACCTCTTCGGTCTACTCACCATGCAATGGCAAGAGTACAATCCTTAGTTAATCACGCATCACTTCACTATGTAGTTGACATTGATATTAAGGGTTTCTTCGATAATATCAACCATACTTTGCTTATCAAACAACTGTGGAATCTAGGTATTCAAGATAAAAAGGTCTTAGCTTGTATTTCCAAAATGCTAAAAGCTGAAATTGATGGAGAAGGAATCCCTTCAAAAGGGGCACCTCAAGGTGGATTGTTATCGCCTTTACTTTCAAATGTTGTCCTTAATGATTTAGACCAATGGGTATCTACACAATGGGAGTTCTTTCCTTTAAATCGACCATACGAAACAAGAGAAGGTCAGCTGTGTGCCAAAAAACGTACCAATCTTAAAGAAGGATATTTGGTTCGTTATGCAGACGACTTTAAAATTCTCTGTCGAGATTGGAAAATAGCCCAAAGATGGTTTGCTGCCGTAAGGCAGTACCTAAAAGACCGCCTAAAATTAGATATTTCGCCAGAAAAATCTCAAATTGTAAACCTTCGAAAACGCAATTCAGAATTTCTAGGTTTCACGATTCGGGCGAACAAGAAAAGAAACAAGAGGGTTGCCCACACGGGAATAAAAGATAACAAAAGGCAGAAAATCAAGGCTGAAGCGAAAAAACGCATTCAGATACTAAGAGTGTCCCCAACATCTCAAAATGCTTTACTTTTCAATAGTTTCGTCTTAGGAATGCATAATTATTTCAATCGAGCAACCCATGTTAATATAGAGTTCTCTCGTATTGCCTACGAACTGCAATCCTTTATGTACAATCGTCTAAAATCCGTCGGTATATATGAACATCCATCAAATGCATCTCCTACTTATAAGAAATTCTACAGCAGAGGAACTAAAACATTTAAAGTAGCTAATGTATATCTATTCCCTCTTTCTAATGTAAAAACTAGGAACGCCATGAACTTTAGTCATGGTCTTACCCCTTTTACAATTGAAGGAAGAGCACGTATACATAAAAAGATTCAAACGGATATTCAACGGGAAATTGCATTATTGATGAAGTCAAATATTCAGGCACGAAGTGTTGAATATTTGGATAATCGGATTAGCCGATACAGTATGAAAATGGGGAAATGTGAAATCACAGGCAATTTCCTTTATGCTAATGAAGTTCACTGTCATCATTATATCCCAGTACATCTTGATGGAAGCGATCAATTTAAAAACCTTCGCATTCTCCATAAAGATGTGCATCAATTAATTCATATGACGGATAAAAAGACGATTACAATACTCATATCGAAACTTGGAATTTCTGGACCTATGGTCCAGAAAATTAATACTTACCGCGAAAAATGCGGAATAGAACCAATCTCATAA
- a CDS encoding MarR family winged helix-turn-helix transcriptional regulator — MDIDYSDSREQLEFTFGEQLNALISEAHALNVRTAATFDATLQPAAFLIVRWLFSHGPTNATTLAESTAMDRSSISRLIGQLKGLGYVKSEPHPKDRRGVLLTLTELGHEKTIKALKEKEAIFYERISSLTDSELKTYIEMLKSLSFNKTDNS; from the coding sequence ATGGATATTGATTATTCTGATTCGAGGGAACAGCTGGAGTTTACTTTTGGTGAACAGCTCAATGCGTTGATTAGTGAAGCACATGCACTTAATGTCAGAACTGCAGCTACATTTGATGCCACTTTGCAGCCTGCAGCATTTTTGATTGTTCGCTGGCTTTTTTCACACGGTCCTACTAACGCTACGACTTTAGCAGAGTCAACCGCAATGGACCGTAGCTCTATCAGTAGACTTATTGGCCAATTGAAAGGTCTGGGATATGTAAAAAGCGAGCCCCACCCTAAAGATCGTCGAGGAGTATTGTTAACCTTAACTGAACTTGGTCATGAAAAAACAATAAAAGCACTAAAAGAAAAAGAAGCTATTTTCTACGAACGTATTTCAAGTTTAACGGATTCAGAATTGAAAACTTATATTGAAATGCTAAAATCTCTAAGCTTCAACAAAACCGATAACTCTTGA
- a CDS encoding SDR family NAD(P)-dependent oxidoreductase: protein MVITGGTNGIGQLAAIEIAKRGAHLVLTARNKKRAEATEKLIKEASPETEVDFYFGDLSLMKDVRRIGLEIKENYSKIDVLIHNAGLHGFEQRVTPEGFAEMIAVNYLTPWLLTNLLKDSLVEAESARILRQQTIFGLFSNLDREF from the coding sequence ATGGTAATCACTGGTGGAACCAATGGTATTGGTCAACTAGCTGCAATTGAAATCGCAAAACGTGGTGCACATCTGGTTTTGACTGCTCGTAACAAAAAACGGGCTGAAGCAACTGAAAAACTAATAAAAGAAGCTTCCCCAGAAACGGAAGTTGATTTCTATTTTGGAGATCTATCGCTGATGAAGGATGTACGCCGTATAGGGCTAGAAATTAAAGAAAACTATTCAAAGATTGATGTACTCATTCACAATGCTGGGCTTCATGGGTTCGAGCAACGCGTTACTCCTGAGGGATTTGCTGAGATGATAGCGGTAAACTATCTAACGCCCTGGCTGCTAACGAATTTGTTAAAAGATTCTTTAGTAGAAGCAGAAAGTGCAAGAATTTTACGGCAGCAAACCATCTTTGGGCTATTTTCCAATCTCGACAGAGAATTTTAA
- a CDS encoding SDR family NAD(P)-dependent oxidoreductase, with translation MSEYPIMVITGGTNGIGQLAAIEIAKRGAHLVLTARNKKRAEATEKLIKEASPETEVDFYFGDLSLMKDVRRIGLEIKENYSKIDVLIHNAGLHGFEQRVTPEGFAEMIAVNYLTPWLLTNLLKDSLVEAESARIVNVASEASRNHGELKLPKDLTDTSPFTARGSSEIYGKTKLLNIMFTGELARQFSGTGVTANALNPGFNNTGLGRELRISTVLGSILKLLHIGDPRRGANIIVRLALDSEYDEVTGGYFNVGTGAKIDPIYPGKDISMQQRLWNDTKEILFEYIK, from the coding sequence ATGTCTGAGTATCCAATAATGGTAATCACTGGTGGAACCAATGGTATTGGTCAACTAGCTGCAATTGAAATCGCAAAACGTGGTGCACATCTGGTTTTGACTGCTCGTAACAAAAAACGGGCTGAAGCAACTGAAAAACTAATAAAAGAAGCTTCCCCAGAAACGGAAGTTGATTTCTATTTTGGAGATCTATCGCTGATGAAGGATGTACGCCGTATAGGGCTAGAAATTAAAGAAAACTATTCAAAGATTGATGTACTCATTCACAATGCTGGGCTTCATGGGTTCGAGCAACGCGTTACTCCTGAGGGATTTGCTGAGATGATAGCGGTAAACTATCTAACGCCCTGGCTGCTAACGAATTTGTTAAAAGATTCTTTAGTAGAAGCAGAAAGTGCAAGAATTGTTAATGTTGCCTCTGAGGCTTCTCGAAATCATGGTGAACTGAAGTTACCAAAGGATTTGACGGACACATCCCCATTTACAGCAAGAGGTTCATCTGAAATTTATGGAAAAACTAAGCTTCTAAATATCATGTTTACTGGTGAGTTGGCACGACAATTTTCTGGAACTGGGGTTACTGCCAATGCACTAAATCCTGGTTTCAATAATACTGGGCTTGGAAGAGAACTTCGTATATCTACTGTATTGGGAAGTATCTTGAAACTTCTTCATATTGGAGATCCTAGAAGAGGAGCTAACATCATTGTTCGTTTAGCACTTGATTCCGAATACGATGAAGTAACAGGTGGATACTTCAATGTTGGAACTGGTGCAAAAATTGATCCAATCTATCCCGGGAAAGATATTTCTATGCAGCAACGTTTGTGGAACGACACTAAAGAAATCTTGTTTGAATATATAAAATGA
- a CDS encoding GNAT family N-acetyltransferase produces MDIKLDDLTGTKVAEFVKEHLLSMALNSPPESIHALNLEQLQRPEITFWSAWKKNELLGCGALKELNSLHGEIKSMRTSTSHLRKGVAKRILQQIIEEAKRRGYSRISLETGSMNAFEPARRLYAGFGFQYCKPFSDYIDDPNSVFMTKVL; encoded by the coding sequence ATGGATATTAAACTTGATGATTTAACTGGAACAAAAGTTGCTGAATTTGTAAAGGAACATCTTCTAAGCATGGCATTGAACTCTCCACCCGAAAGTATACATGCACTAAATCTTGAGCAACTGCAAAGACCAGAGATTACATTCTGGAGTGCATGGAAAAAAAATGAATTACTTGGATGCGGTGCGCTTAAAGAATTAAATAGTCTACATGGAGAGATAAAATCAATGCGAACATCTACATCCCATCTAAGGAAAGGTGTAGCAAAACGAATTCTTCAACAAATAATTGAAGAAGCCAAAAGACGTGGCTATTCCAGGATAAGTTTGGAAACAGGCTCAATGAATGCTTTTGAACCAGCTAGAAGACTGTACGCGGGCTTCGGGTTTCAATATTGCAAGCCGTTTTCAGATTACATTGATGACCCAAACAGTGTATTTATGACTAAGGTATTATGA